One genomic region from Corvus hawaiiensis isolate bCorHaw1 chromosome 21, bCorHaw1.pri.cur, whole genome shotgun sequence encodes:
- the GAPVD1 gene encoding GTPase-activating protein and VPS9 domain-containing protein 1 isoform X5 has product MVKLDIHTLAHHLKQERLYVTSEKQLIQRLNADVLKTAERLYRTAWISKQQRINLDRLIITSAEASPAECCQHAKILEDTQFVDGYKQLGFQETAYGEFLNRLRENPRLIASCLVAGEKLNQDNTQSVIHTVFTSIYGNCIMQEDESYLLQVLRYLIEFELKESDNPRRLLRRGTCAFSILFKLFSEGLFSAKLFLTATLHEPIMQLLVEDEDHLETDANKLIERFSPVQQEKLFGEKGTEKFKQRVQEMVDSNEAKLVTLVNKFIGYLKQNTYCFPHSLRWIVSQMYKTLSCVDRLEVGEVRAMCTDLLLACFICPAIVNPEQYGIISDAPINEVARFNLMQVGRLLQQLAMTGSEEGDPRTKSNLAKFDKSCVAAFLDVVIDGRAVETPPMSAVNLLEGLSRTVVYMTYSQLTALVGFMRNVMSSDQLKEDRMALENLLANLPQNKPGKSSSLEMTPYNTPQLSPATTPANKKNRLPIATRSRSRSDMLMDQHGDHEGSSQETIPEVQPEEVLVISLGTGPQITPGMMSENEVLNMQLADGGQGDVPIDENKLHGPSNRSNSVSSLDLEGESVSELGAGPSGSNGVEALQLLEHEQATTQDNLDDKLRKFEIRDMMGLTDDRDISETVSETWSTDVLGSDFDPNIDEDRLQEIAGAAAENMLGSLLCLPGSGSVLLDPCTGSTISETTSEAWSVEVLPSDSEAPDLKQEERLQELESCSGLGSTSDDTDVREVSSRPSTPGLSVVSGISATSEDIPNKIEDLRSECSSDFGGKDSVTSPDMDETAHGASQLTSPPSQTDSLLALFDPLSSNEGVSAVVRPKVHYARPSHPPPDPPILEGAVGGNEARLPNFGSHALIPTDLEAFKQRHSYPERLVRSRSSDIVSSVRRPMSDPGWNRRPGNEERELPMASSSAGAAVLAAASQSSSSSPSKDSSRGEIEERKDSDDEKSDRNKPWWRKRFVSAMPKAPIPFRKKEKQEKDKDDMVPDRYATLQDDPSPRLSAQAQAAEDILDKYRNAIKRTSPSEGAIVNYDSAEAIGDGESMHDSPRDEALQNMSADDLPDSASQVAQPQSSAFSYRDAKKKLRLALCSADSVALPMLTHSTRNGLPDHTDPEDNEIVCFLKVQLAEAINLQDKNLMAQLQETMRCVSRFDNRTCRKLLASIAEDYRKRAPYIAYLTRCRQGLQTTQAHLERLLQRVLRDKEVANRYFTTVCVRLLLESKEKKIREFIQDFQKLTAADDKTAQVEDFLQFLYGAMAQDAIWQNASEEQLQDAQLAIERSVMNRIFKLAFYPNQDGDILRDQVLHEHIQRLSKVVTANHKALQIPEVYLREAPWPSAQSEIRTISAYKTPRDKVQCILRMCSTIMNLLSLANEDSVPGADDFVPVLVFVLIKANPPCLLSTVQYISSFYANCLSGEESYWWMQFTAAVEFIKTIDDRK; this is encoded by the exons ATGGTGAAGCTGGACATCCACACGCTGGCCCATCACCTGAAGCAGGAGCGGCTGTACGTGACCTCGGAGAAGCAGCTGATCCAGCGGCTCAACGCGGACGTGCTGAAGACGGCGGAGCGGCTCTACCGCACGGCCTGGATCTCCAAACAGCAGCGCATCAACCTCGACAGGCTCATCATAACCAG tgcTGAAGCTTCTCCTGCTGAATGTTGCCAGCACGCAAAAATCTTGGAGGACACACAGTTTGTGGATGGATACAAGCAGTTGGGATTTCAGGAGACTGCTTATGGAGAATTCCTAAACAGACTGAGAGAGAACCCCAGGCTTATTGCATCCTGCCTGGTTGCTGGAGAGAAGCTCAACCAGGACAACACCCAGAGTGTCATTCACACAGTCTTTACCTCCATTTATGGCAACTGCATCATGCAGGAGGATGAGAGTTACCTCCTGCAGGTCCTCCGTTACCTGATCGAGTTTGAGCTCAAGGAAAGCGACAACCCCAGGCGGCTGCTGAGACGAGGCACCTGTGCCTTCAGCATCTTGTTCAAGCTTTTCTCTGAAGGACTCTTTTCTGCAAAACTTTTTCTTACTGCAACCTTACATGAGCCAATCATGCAGCTTCTGGTTGAAGATGAAGACCACCTGGAAACCGATGCAAACAAGTTAATTGAGAGATTCTCCCCAGTACAGCAGGAAAAGTTATTTGGagagaaaggcacagaaaagtTCAAGCAGAGAGTCCAGGAGATGGTTGACTCCAACGAGGCCAAGCTGGTGACCTTGGTTAACAAATTCATTGGCTATCTCAAACAAAACACTTACTGTTTTCCTCACAGCTTGAGGTGGATTGTATCACAGATGTACAAAACGCTGTCGTGTGTGGACAGGCTGGAGGTTGGGGAGGTCAGAGCCATGTGCACAGATCTCCTTCTGGCCTGTTTCATCTGCCCTGCCATCGTCAACCCGGAGCAGTACGGGATCATTTCTGATGCTCCTATAAATGAGGTGGCAAGATTTAATCTGATGCAG gtTGGGAgacttctgcagcagctggcaaTGACAGGCTCTGAGGAGGGAGATCCACGTACGAAGAGCAACCTCGCTAAGTTCGACAAA agctgtgttGCTGCTTTCCTGGACGTGGTGATCGACGGGCGCGCAGTCGAGACTCCCCCGATGTCGGCCGTGAACCTGCTGGAGGGGCTGAGCCGCACCGTGGTGTACATGACCTACAGCCAGCTCACTGCCCTG GTTGGCTTCATGCGGAACGTCATGTCAAGCGATCAGCTTAAGGAAGATCGGATGGCTTTGGAAAACTTGCTGGCAAATTTACCCCAGAACaagccagggaaaagcagcagccttGAAATGACTCCGTATAACACCCCCCAGCTTTCTCCTGCAACTACTCcagctaacaaaaaaaatcGGCTGCCCATAG ccACTCGAAGCAGAAGTAGATCAGACATGCTAATGGACCAGCATGGAGACCATGAAGGATCCTCCCAGGAGACTATTCCAGAAGTTCAGCCAGAAGAAGTGCTGGTGATTTCTTTGGGGACAGGTCCACAGATTACTCCAGGAATGATGTCGGAAAATGAG GTGTTAAATATGCAGCTTGCAGATGGCGGGCAGGGAGATGTCCCCATCGACGAGAACAAACTCCATG GCCCTTCCAATCGCTCCAACTCTGTGTCATCTCTGGATCTGGAAGGGGAGTCGGTGTCGGAGCTCGGCGCGGGCCCCTCCGGGAGCAACGGCGTtgaggctctgcagctgctggagcacgAGCAAG cCACCACTCAGGATAATCTGGATGACAAGCTCCGTAAGTTTGAAATCCGTGACATGATGGGTTTGACTGATGACAGAGATATATCAGAAACTGTGAGCGAAACCTGGAGTACAGATGTCTTGGGAAGCGACTTCGACCCCAACATCGACGAGGACCGGCTGCAGGAAATCGCAG gtgcagctgcagagaacaTGCTAGGCAGCTTGCTGTGTTTGCCAGGTTCAGGATCCGTGTTGCTTGATCCCTGCACAGGTTCAACCATATCAGAAACCACAAGTGAGGCGTGGAGTGTGGAAGTATTACCAAGTGATTCAG aGGCTCCAGACTTAAAACAGGAGGAAAGACTCCAAGAActggagagctgctctgggctgggtagCACGTCTGATGACACAGATGTGAGGGAGGTCAGCTCTCGGCCCAGCACTCCCGGCCTGAGTGTTGTATCAG GTATTAGTGCAACATCTGAAGATATTCCTAACAAGATTGAGGATCTCAGGTCTGAATGTAGCTCTGACTTTGGGGGAAAAGATTCTGTAACAAGTCCCGACATGGATGAAACAGCCCATG GAGCCAGTCAGCTGACATCTCCCCCTTCTCAGACAGATTCTTTGCTTGCATTGTTTGACCCTCTGTCCTCAAATGAGG GTGTGTCAGCTGTAGTAAGGCCTAAAGTGCACTATGCAAGACCCTCTCATCCACCTCCAGATCCACCCATCTTGGAAGGAGCCGTGGGAGGTAACGAGGCCCGACTGCCAAACTTTGGGTCTCATGCTTTAATTCCAACTGACCTGGAAGCCTTCAAGCAGAGACATTCGTACCCGGAGAGGCTGGTCCGCAGCAGGAGTTCAGACATCGTGTCCTCAGTGCGGAGGCCTATGAGTGATCCTGGGTGGAACAGACGTCCTGGGAATGAGGAGAGGGAGCTGCCCATGGCCTCCAGCAGTGCCGGGGCAGCGGTGCTGGCGGCCGCCTCTCAGTCCTCATCATCATCTCCCAGCAAGGACTCCTCCAGGGGAGAG ATTGAGGAACGGAAAGACAGTGATGATGAGAAGTCTGACAGGAACAAGCCCTGGTGGAGAAAACGTTTTGTGTCTGCCATGCCCAAAG CTCCAATTCCatttaggaagaaagaaaaacaagaaaaagacaaagatgaCATGGTGCCTGACAGATACGCAACACTTCAAG ATGATCCCAGCCCAAGGCTCAGTGCACAGGCACAAGCTGCTGAGGACATTCTGGACAAATACAGGAATGCAATCAAGAGAACAAGTCCTAGTGAAGGAGCCATAGTGAACTACGACAGTGCAG AGGCAATTGGGGATGGTGAGAGCATGCATGACTCCCCACGGGATGAGGCTTTGCAGAACATGTCTGCAGATGACCTCCCAGACTCTGCAAGTCAAGTAGCACAGCCACAAAGTTCTGCTTTCTCCTATAG gGATGCAAAGAAGAAATTGAGATTGGCTCTTTGTTCAGCAGATTCTGTTGCCCTCCCGATGCTGACACATTCAACAAGGAATGGTCTCCCAGACCACACAGACCCCGAAG ATAATGAAATTGTGTGCTTCTTGAAAGTTCAGCTGGCTGAAGCCATCAACCTGCAGGACAAGAACCTGATGGCGCAGCTGCAGGAGACGATGCGCTGCGTGAGCCGCTTCGACAACCGGACCTGCCGGAAGCTGCTGGCGTCCATTGCAGAGGACTACAG GAAAAGAGCTCCATATATCGCGTATTTAACTCGCTGTCGCCAAGGTCTGCAGACGACACAGGCGCACCTGGAGAGGCTGTTACAGAGAGTCCTGCGAGATAAAGAAGTGGCCAACAGATACTTCACTACAGTGTGTGTGAGGTTACTGCTGgagagcaaggaaaagaaaataagggaGTTCATTCAAG ATTTCCAGAAACTCACAGCAGCAGACGATAAAACAGCCCAAGTAGAGGACTTTCTCCAGTTCCTGTACGGGGCTATGGCTCAGGATGCCATATGGCAGAACGCCAGcgaggagcagctccaggatgcACAATTAGCCATAGAGCGCAGTGTGATGAATCGCATTTTCAAACTCGCCTTCTACCCTAATCAGGATGGAGATATTTTGCGTGACCA ggtCCTTCACGAGCACATACAGAGGTTATCCAAAGTAGTGACTGCAAACCACAAGGCACTTCAGATACCTGAG GTGTATCTCCGGGAGGCACCATGGCCATCGGCGCAGTCCGAGATCCGCACAATAAGCGCCTACAAAACCCCCCGGGACAAGGTGCAGTGTATCCTGAGGATGTGCTCCACCATCATGAACCTGCTCAGTCTGGCCAACGAGGATTCGGTACCTGGGGCAGATGATTTTGTTCCTGTTCTGGTCTTTGTCCTCATAAAG GCAAACCCCCCTTGCCTGCTGTCCACTGTGCAGTACATCAGCAGTTTCTATGCCAACTGCTTGTCCGGAGAGGAGTCGTACTGGTGGATGCAGTTCACGGCAGCCGTGGAATTCATCAAAACTATCGATGACCGCAAGTAG
- the GAPVD1 gene encoding GTPase-activating protein and VPS9 domain-containing protein 1 isoform X1: protein MVKLDIHTLAHHLKQERLYVTSEKQLIQRLNADVLKTAERLYRTAWISKQQRINLDRLIITSAEASPAECCQHAKILEDTQFVDGYKQLGFQETAYGEFLNRLRENPRLIASCLVAGEKLNQDNTQSVIHTVFTSIYGNCIMQEDESYLLQVLRYLIEFELKESDNPRRLLRRGTCAFSILFKLFSEGLFSAKLFLTATLHEPIMQLLVEDEDHLETDANKLIERFSPVQQEKLFGEKGTEKFKQRVQEMVDSNEAKLVTLVNKFIGYLKQNTYCFPHSLRWIVSQMYKTLSCVDRLEVGEVRAMCTDLLLACFICPAIVNPEQYGIISDAPINEVARFNLMQVGRLLQQLAMTGSEEGDPRTKSNLAKFDKSCVAAFLDVVIDGRAVETPPMSAVNLLEGLSRTVVYMTYSQLTALVGFMRNVMSSDQLKEDRMALENLLANLPQNKPGKSSSLEMTPYNTPQLSPATTPANKKNRLPIGQQLAAITAWDTSATNLSAHITLVTPFATRSRSRSDMLMDQHGDHEGSSQETIPEVQPEEVLVISLGTGPQITPGMMSENEVLNMQLADGGQGDVPIDENKLHGKPDKTLRFSLCSDNLEGISEGPSNRSNSVSSLDLEGESVSELGAGPSGSNGVEALQLLEHEQATTQDNLDDKLRKFEIRDMMGLTDDRDISETVSETWSTDVLGSDFDPNIDEDRLQEIAGAAAENMLGSLLCLPGSGSVLLDPCTGSTISETTSEAWSVEVLPSDSEAPDLKQEERLQELESCSGLGSTSDDTDVREVSSRPSTPGLSVVSGISATSEDIPNKIEDLRSECSSDFGGKDSVTSPDMDETAHGASQLTSPPSQTDSLLALFDPLSSNEGVSAVVRPKVHYARPSHPPPDPPILEGAVGGNEARLPNFGSHALIPTDLEAFKQRHSYPERLVRSRSSDIVSSVRRPMSDPGWNRRPGNEERELPMASSSAGAAVLAAASQSSSSSPSKDSSRGEIEERKDSDDEKSDRNKPWWRKRFVSAMPKAPIPFRKKEKQEKDKDDMVPDRYATLQDDPSPRLSAQAQAAEDILDKYRNAIKRTSPSEGAIVNYDSAEAIGDGESMHDSPRDEALQNMSADDLPDSASQVAQPQSSAFSYRDAKKKLRLALCSADSVALPMLTHSTRNGLPDHTDPEDNEIVCFLKVQLAEAINLQDKNLMAQLQETMRCVSRFDNRTCRKLLASIAEDYRKRAPYIAYLTRCRQGLQTTQAHLERLLQRVLRDKEVANRYFTTVCVRLLLESKEKKIREFIQDFQKLTAADDKTAQVEDFLQFLYGAMAQDAIWQNASEEQLQDAQLAIERSVMNRIFKLAFYPNQDGDILRDQVLHEHIQRLSKVVTANHKALQIPEVYLREAPWPSAQSEIRTISAYKTPRDKVQCILRMCSTIMNLLSLANEDSVPGADDFVPVLVFVLIKANPPCLLSTVQYISSFYANCLSGEESYWWMQFTAAVEFIKTIDDRK, encoded by the exons ATGGTGAAGCTGGACATCCACACGCTGGCCCATCACCTGAAGCAGGAGCGGCTGTACGTGACCTCGGAGAAGCAGCTGATCCAGCGGCTCAACGCGGACGTGCTGAAGACGGCGGAGCGGCTCTACCGCACGGCCTGGATCTCCAAACAGCAGCGCATCAACCTCGACAGGCTCATCATAACCAG tgcTGAAGCTTCTCCTGCTGAATGTTGCCAGCACGCAAAAATCTTGGAGGACACACAGTTTGTGGATGGATACAAGCAGTTGGGATTTCAGGAGACTGCTTATGGAGAATTCCTAAACAGACTGAGAGAGAACCCCAGGCTTATTGCATCCTGCCTGGTTGCTGGAGAGAAGCTCAACCAGGACAACACCCAGAGTGTCATTCACACAGTCTTTACCTCCATTTATGGCAACTGCATCATGCAGGAGGATGAGAGTTACCTCCTGCAGGTCCTCCGTTACCTGATCGAGTTTGAGCTCAAGGAAAGCGACAACCCCAGGCGGCTGCTGAGACGAGGCACCTGTGCCTTCAGCATCTTGTTCAAGCTTTTCTCTGAAGGACTCTTTTCTGCAAAACTTTTTCTTACTGCAACCTTACATGAGCCAATCATGCAGCTTCTGGTTGAAGATGAAGACCACCTGGAAACCGATGCAAACAAGTTAATTGAGAGATTCTCCCCAGTACAGCAGGAAAAGTTATTTGGagagaaaggcacagaaaagtTCAAGCAGAGAGTCCAGGAGATGGTTGACTCCAACGAGGCCAAGCTGGTGACCTTGGTTAACAAATTCATTGGCTATCTCAAACAAAACACTTACTGTTTTCCTCACAGCTTGAGGTGGATTGTATCACAGATGTACAAAACGCTGTCGTGTGTGGACAGGCTGGAGGTTGGGGAGGTCAGAGCCATGTGCACAGATCTCCTTCTGGCCTGTTTCATCTGCCCTGCCATCGTCAACCCGGAGCAGTACGGGATCATTTCTGATGCTCCTATAAATGAGGTGGCAAGATTTAATCTGATGCAG gtTGGGAgacttctgcagcagctggcaaTGACAGGCTCTGAGGAGGGAGATCCACGTACGAAGAGCAACCTCGCTAAGTTCGACAAA agctgtgttGCTGCTTTCCTGGACGTGGTGATCGACGGGCGCGCAGTCGAGACTCCCCCGATGTCGGCCGTGAACCTGCTGGAGGGGCTGAGCCGCACCGTGGTGTACATGACCTACAGCCAGCTCACTGCCCTG GTTGGCTTCATGCGGAACGTCATGTCAAGCGATCAGCTTAAGGAAGATCGGATGGCTTTGGAAAACTTGCTGGCAAATTTACCCCAGAACaagccagggaaaagcagcagccttGAAATGACTCCGTATAACACCCCCCAGCTTTCTCCTGCAACTACTCcagctaacaaaaaaaatcGGCTGCCCATAG GACAGCAGTTGGCAGCGATCACTGCCTGGGATACCTCTGCTACCAATCTCTCAGCTCACATAACTCTAGTAACCCCTTTTG ccACTCGAAGCAGAAGTAGATCAGACATGCTAATGGACCAGCATGGAGACCATGAAGGATCCTCCCAGGAGACTATTCCAGAAGTTCAGCCAGAAGAAGTGCTGGTGATTTCTTTGGGGACAGGTCCACAGATTACTCCAGGAATGATGTCGGAAAATGAG GTGTTAAATATGCAGCTTGCAGATGGCGGGCAGGGAGATGTCCCCATCGACGAGAACAAACTCCATGGTAAACCTGATAAAACCTTGcgcttttccctctgcagtgaTAATCTGGAAGGAATATCTGAAG GCCCTTCCAATCGCTCCAACTCTGTGTCATCTCTGGATCTGGAAGGGGAGTCGGTGTCGGAGCTCGGCGCGGGCCCCTCCGGGAGCAACGGCGTtgaggctctgcagctgctggagcacgAGCAAG cCACCACTCAGGATAATCTGGATGACAAGCTCCGTAAGTTTGAAATCCGTGACATGATGGGTTTGACTGATGACAGAGATATATCAGAAACTGTGAGCGAAACCTGGAGTACAGATGTCTTGGGAAGCGACTTCGACCCCAACATCGACGAGGACCGGCTGCAGGAAATCGCAG gtgcagctgcagagaacaTGCTAGGCAGCTTGCTGTGTTTGCCAGGTTCAGGATCCGTGTTGCTTGATCCCTGCACAGGTTCAACCATATCAGAAACCACAAGTGAGGCGTGGAGTGTGGAAGTATTACCAAGTGATTCAG aGGCTCCAGACTTAAAACAGGAGGAAAGACTCCAAGAActggagagctgctctgggctgggtagCACGTCTGATGACACAGATGTGAGGGAGGTCAGCTCTCGGCCCAGCACTCCCGGCCTGAGTGTTGTATCAG GTATTAGTGCAACATCTGAAGATATTCCTAACAAGATTGAGGATCTCAGGTCTGAATGTAGCTCTGACTTTGGGGGAAAAGATTCTGTAACAAGTCCCGACATGGATGAAACAGCCCATG GAGCCAGTCAGCTGACATCTCCCCCTTCTCAGACAGATTCTTTGCTTGCATTGTTTGACCCTCTGTCCTCAAATGAGG GTGTGTCAGCTGTAGTAAGGCCTAAAGTGCACTATGCAAGACCCTCTCATCCACCTCCAGATCCACCCATCTTGGAAGGAGCCGTGGGAGGTAACGAGGCCCGACTGCCAAACTTTGGGTCTCATGCTTTAATTCCAACTGACCTGGAAGCCTTCAAGCAGAGACATTCGTACCCGGAGAGGCTGGTCCGCAGCAGGAGTTCAGACATCGTGTCCTCAGTGCGGAGGCCTATGAGTGATCCTGGGTGGAACAGACGTCCTGGGAATGAGGAGAGGGAGCTGCCCATGGCCTCCAGCAGTGCCGGGGCAGCGGTGCTGGCGGCCGCCTCTCAGTCCTCATCATCATCTCCCAGCAAGGACTCCTCCAGGGGAGAG ATTGAGGAACGGAAAGACAGTGATGATGAGAAGTCTGACAGGAACAAGCCCTGGTGGAGAAAACGTTTTGTGTCTGCCATGCCCAAAG CTCCAATTCCatttaggaagaaagaaaaacaagaaaaagacaaagatgaCATGGTGCCTGACAGATACGCAACACTTCAAG ATGATCCCAGCCCAAGGCTCAGTGCACAGGCACAAGCTGCTGAGGACATTCTGGACAAATACAGGAATGCAATCAAGAGAACAAGTCCTAGTGAAGGAGCCATAGTGAACTACGACAGTGCAG AGGCAATTGGGGATGGTGAGAGCATGCATGACTCCCCACGGGATGAGGCTTTGCAGAACATGTCTGCAGATGACCTCCCAGACTCTGCAAGTCAAGTAGCACAGCCACAAAGTTCTGCTTTCTCCTATAG gGATGCAAAGAAGAAATTGAGATTGGCTCTTTGTTCAGCAGATTCTGTTGCCCTCCCGATGCTGACACATTCAACAAGGAATGGTCTCCCAGACCACACAGACCCCGAAG ATAATGAAATTGTGTGCTTCTTGAAAGTTCAGCTGGCTGAAGCCATCAACCTGCAGGACAAGAACCTGATGGCGCAGCTGCAGGAGACGATGCGCTGCGTGAGCCGCTTCGACAACCGGACCTGCCGGAAGCTGCTGGCGTCCATTGCAGAGGACTACAG GAAAAGAGCTCCATATATCGCGTATTTAACTCGCTGTCGCCAAGGTCTGCAGACGACACAGGCGCACCTGGAGAGGCTGTTACAGAGAGTCCTGCGAGATAAAGAAGTGGCCAACAGATACTTCACTACAGTGTGTGTGAGGTTACTGCTGgagagcaaggaaaagaaaataagggaGTTCATTCAAG ATTTCCAGAAACTCACAGCAGCAGACGATAAAACAGCCCAAGTAGAGGACTTTCTCCAGTTCCTGTACGGGGCTATGGCTCAGGATGCCATATGGCAGAACGCCAGcgaggagcagctccaggatgcACAATTAGCCATAGAGCGCAGTGTGATGAATCGCATTTTCAAACTCGCCTTCTACCCTAATCAGGATGGAGATATTTTGCGTGACCA ggtCCTTCACGAGCACATACAGAGGTTATCCAAAGTAGTGACTGCAAACCACAAGGCACTTCAGATACCTGAG GTGTATCTCCGGGAGGCACCATGGCCATCGGCGCAGTCCGAGATCCGCACAATAAGCGCCTACAAAACCCCCCGGGACAAGGTGCAGTGTATCCTGAGGATGTGCTCCACCATCATGAACCTGCTCAGTCTGGCCAACGAGGATTCGGTACCTGGGGCAGATGATTTTGTTCCTGTTCTGGTCTTTGTCCTCATAAAG GCAAACCCCCCTTGCCTGCTGTCCACTGTGCAGTACATCAGCAGTTTCTATGCCAACTGCTTGTCCGGAGAGGAGTCGTACTGGTGGATGCAGTTCACGGCAGCCGTGGAATTCATCAAAACTATCGATGACCGCAAGTAG